Proteins from a single region of Anaerolineae bacterium:
- the rbfA gene encoding 30S ribosome-binding factor RbfA, translating to MKVVSRRQRRVAELIHEELGLLLERRISDPRLAEVTITDVEITPDLKLATVYFSVLDDEPARVELALAGLEHARGFFRKSLAETLYLRFVPELRFRWDQSIRKGERIDRLLASLHEESPEEEE from the coding sequence ATGAAGGTGGTATCTCGCAGACAACGTCGGGTGGCGGAACTGATCCACGAGGAGCTGGGGCTTCTGCTGGAGCGGCGCATCTCGGACCCGCGCTTAGCAGAAGTGACCATCACCGACGTGGAGATCACGCCCGACCTGAAACTGGCAACCGTATACTTCAGCGTGCTGGATGACGAGCCGGCGCGGGTGGAGCTGGCCCTGGCCGGCCTGGAGCATGCCCGCGGCTTTTTCCGCAAGTCGCTGGCCGAAACGCTGTATCTGCGCTTCGTGCCCGAACTGCGCTTCCGCTGGGACCAGTCCATCCGTAAGGGCGAGCGGATTGACCGCCTGCTGGCCTCACTGCATGAGGAATCGCCGGAAGAAGAGGAATGA
- a CDS encoding YlxR family protein: protein MAPKHIPMRTCVACRQTQPKRTLVRVVRTPEGQIVVDPTGKRAGRGAYLCRRRSCWELALKRGSLEHALKTTLSEEERAQLRAHMENMPEEAGVETAGQG, encoded by the coding sequence ATGGCGCCCAAGCATATTCCCATGCGCACATGCGTGGCCTGCCGCCAAACACAGCCCAAGCGCACGCTGGTGCGGGTGGTGCGCACACCAGAGGGCCAAATTGTGGTGGACCCGACGGGCAAGCGCGCCGGCCGCGGCGCTTATCTCTGCCGCCGGCGCTCCTGCTGGGAGCTGGCGCTCAAGCGCGGTTCCCTGGAACACGCGCTGAAGACCACCCTTTCGGAGGAAGAGCGCGCCCAACTGCGGGCGCACATGGAAAACATGCCTGAGGAAGCCGGCGTCGAAACCGCCGGCCAGGGGTGA
- the nusA gene encoding transcription termination/antitermination protein NusA, with the protein MRNEFILAVNQVCAERQLSKEVVLEAVEAALVTAYKRNFGAAGNVSAKIDPETGEVKVYAHKTVVEEVKDPRVQISLAEARQIKPDAELGDVVLIETTPKDFGRIAAQTAKQVILQRIREAERDALYQAFAEQEGEIINGVIQSIDAHAIVVNLGKAEAMLPKAEQIPGERYRLNQRIRAYVLEVEKTSRGPRIVLSRAHRNMLRRLLELEVPEIANGAVEIKAIAREAGSRSKVAVAALRPGVDPVGSCVGMRGTRIQGIVNELNGEKIDVVEWSPDPAVFIANALSPAQVAKVHLYEDAEGGKTALVIVPDKQLSLAIGKEGQNARLAAKLTGWRIDIKSTSEAAAEMFAPAQPKPEPKPVSAEELLARAEQILASRPPAEEPEPVEETVKLWLDDEELPAVGEKPAVAEAPAAEPEAAVESAAMTAEEVEEEEEPATLDSLRWDPQADDDEFEPRSKPKDKEKRALLEFDEASGKLVVKRQRKPGRQRTEWEY; encoded by the coding sequence ATGAGAAACGAATTTATCCTGGCGGTGAATCAGGTGTGCGCCGAGCGCCAGTTGTCGAAAGAGGTGGTGCTGGAAGCGGTGGAAGCCGCTCTGGTGACCGCCTATAAGCGCAACTTTGGCGCGGCCGGCAATGTTTCCGCCAAAATCGATCCAGAGACCGGCGAGGTGAAGGTCTACGCCCATAAGACCGTGGTGGAGGAGGTCAAAGACCCACGGGTGCAGATCTCCCTGGCCGAAGCGCGCCAGATCAAGCCGGATGCCGAGCTGGGGGATGTGGTCCTGATCGAGACGACCCCCAAGGACTTCGGCCGCATCGCCGCGCAGACGGCCAAACAGGTCATCCTCCAGCGCATTCGCGAGGCAGAGCGCGACGCGCTCTATCAGGCCTTTGCCGAGCAAGAGGGAGAGATCATCAACGGGGTCATCCAGAGCATAGATGCCCACGCCATCGTGGTGAACCTGGGCAAGGCGGAGGCGATGCTTCCGAAAGCGGAGCAGATCCCCGGCGAGCGCTACCGTCTGAATCAGCGCATCCGGGCCTATGTGCTGGAGGTCGAGAAGACCTCGCGCGGGCCGCGCATTGTGCTGTCGCGCGCGCACCGCAACATGCTGCGCCGGCTGTTGGAGCTGGAAGTGCCGGAGATCGCCAACGGCGCGGTCGAGATTAAGGCCATCGCCCGCGAGGCCGGCAGTCGCTCCAAAGTGGCTGTGGCGGCGCTCCGCCCGGGCGTGGACCCCGTCGGCTCCTGCGTCGGCATGCGGGGCACCCGCATCCAGGGCATCGTCAACGAGCTGAACGGTGAGAAGATCGATGTGGTCGAGTGGAGCCCGGATCCCGCCGTCTTCATCGCCAACGCGCTCAGCCCCGCCCAGGTGGCGAAGGTACATCTCTACGAGGACGCGGAGGGCGGCAAGACCGCACTGGTCATCGTGCCGGACAAACAGCTCTCGCTGGCCATCGGCAAAGAGGGACAGAACGCCCGTCTGGCGGCCAAACTGACCGGCTGGCGGATTGATATCAAGAGCACGTCCGAGGCGGCCGCCGAGATGTTCGCGCCGGCCCAGCCCAAGCCAGAACCCAAGCCGGTGAGCGCTGAAGAACTGCTGGCGCGCGCCGAGCAGATCCTGGCCTCGCGCCCGCCGGCCGAGGAACCCGAGCCGGTGGAAGAGACGGTGAAGCTCTGGCTGGATGACGAGGAACTGCCGGCTGTCGGCGAGAAGCCGGCAGTGGCAGAAGCCCCAGCGGCAGAACCCGAAGCGGCGGTCGAGAGCGCGGCCATGACGGCGGAAGAGGTGGAAGAAGAGGAAGAGCCGGCCACTCTTGACTCGCTGCGCTGGGACCCGCAGGCCGATGACGATGAGTTTGAACCGCGCAGCAAACCCAAGGACAAGGAAAAGCGCGCCTTGTTGGAATTCGACGAGGCGAGCGGCAAGCTGGTGGTGAAGCGCCAGCGCAAGCCGGGCCGTCAGCGCACGGAATGGGAGTATTGA
- the infB gene encoding translation initiation factor IF-2, with the protein MTKSRKPLVEEEAKESAQKPEKAPVKPARLPEEDDLLGPDLLGKRRLRILRDFEIEEEDEEDEKLKLRAPARRKVRAPDEEKVEEKVLNRRPKPGAAKKPKPAPAARPAQKEKRAESAPARAPEKPAEKVLELPANISVRDLAAKMGISPIEVIKELMNNGVMANINQMIDFDTAAIVASELGFTPVEEKPAEPEAVEEKAPEKAKPLWKLICEREDPSKLKPRPPVVTVLGHVDHGKTTLLDAIRHANVAASEAGGITQRIGAYQVDVHGKKITFIDTPGHEAFTAMRARGAQVTDLAVLVVAADDGVMPQTREAINHARAAQVPILVALNKIDKPNANPERVKQQLADEGLVVEDWGGDVICVPISAKLGQGIDELLENILLVTEVAELKANPDCPAMGTVLESKIDKARGPIATLLVQNGTLRLGDNVVAGEVYGRVRAMFDDRGNQVKKAPPSMPVAVLGLSGLPNPGDLFEVVASEREAKAIAEERIRQREAAAAKAARRVLTLEDIASRIKAGQAKELNIILKADVQGAIEPIVKSLERLGDEELRVKILHTGTGNISESDVMLAAASDAIVVGFGVQVDQAARRLAEQEGVDIRLYNVIYMLLEDMEKALKGMLEPKFEEKVLGHAEVRAVFKVSKLGQVAGCYVMDGVITRDAQVRVHRGDAVIFDGRVASLKRFTEDVKEVAAGFECGIGLEGFADFREGDILEFYRKQQVQ; encoded by the coding sequence ATGACGAAATCGCGCAAGCCCCTCGTCGAGGAAGAAGCGAAAGAAAGCGCCCAAAAACCGGAGAAGGCCCCGGTCAAGCCGGCGCGCCTGCCAGAAGAGGACGATCTTCTGGGGCCGGACCTGCTGGGGAAGCGCCGTCTGCGCATTCTGCGGGATTTTGAGATCGAAGAGGAAGACGAAGAGGATGAAAAGCTGAAACTGCGGGCGCCGGCCCGGCGCAAGGTGCGCGCACCCGATGAAGAAAAGGTCGAGGAGAAAGTCCTCAACCGCCGGCCCAAGCCGGGTGCTGCCAAGAAGCCCAAGCCGGCGCCAGCGGCGCGCCCGGCCCAGAAGGAAAAACGAGCGGAATCTGCTCCTGCCCGGGCACCAGAAAAGCCGGCGGAGAAGGTGCTGGAACTGCCGGCCAACATCAGCGTGCGCGATCTGGCCGCCAAAATGGGCATCAGCCCGATTGAAGTGATCAAAGAGCTGATGAACAACGGCGTGATGGCCAACATCAACCAGATGATTGACTTCGATACGGCCGCCATCGTCGCCTCGGAGCTGGGCTTTACCCCGGTGGAAGAGAAGCCGGCGGAACCCGAAGCGGTGGAAGAGAAGGCGCCGGAGAAGGCCAAGCCCCTGTGGAAGCTCATCTGCGAGCGGGAAGACCCGAGCAAGCTGAAGCCGCGGCCGCCAGTGGTGACGGTGCTGGGGCATGTGGACCATGGCAAGACGACCTTGCTGGACGCGATCCGACATGCCAATGTGGCGGCCAGTGAGGCCGGCGGCATTACCCAGCGCATCGGCGCCTACCAGGTGGATGTGCATGGCAAGAAAATCACCTTCATTGATACGCCGGGCCATGAGGCATTTACCGCCATGCGCGCCCGGGGCGCCCAGGTGACCGACCTGGCAGTGCTGGTGGTGGCCGCGGACGACGGTGTCATGCCGCAGACGCGCGAGGCCATCAACCACGCGCGCGCCGCACAGGTGCCGATCCTGGTAGCCCTGAACAAGATTGATAAGCCCAACGCCAACCCGGAGCGGGTGAAACAGCAGTTGGCCGATGAAGGCCTGGTGGTGGAGGATTGGGGCGGCGACGTCATCTGCGTGCCCATCTCCGCCAAGCTGGGCCAGGGCATTGACGAGCTGTTGGAAAATATCCTGCTGGTCACGGAAGTGGCCGAGCTGAAAGCCAATCCGGACTGCCCGGCCATGGGCACGGTGCTGGAGAGCAAGATCGATAAGGCACGCGGCCCGATAGCCACCCTGCTGGTGCAGAACGGGACCCTGCGGCTGGGCGATAACGTGGTCGCCGGCGAGGTGTACGGCCGCGTGCGCGCCATGTTTGATGATCGCGGTAACCAGGTCAAAAAGGCGCCGCCCTCCATGCCCGTGGCGGTGCTGGGACTGTCCGGCCTGCCTAATCCGGGCGACCTGTTTGAAGTAGTGGCTTCGGAGCGCGAGGCCAAGGCCATCGCGGAGGAGCGCATCCGCCAGCGCGAGGCCGCGGCCGCCAAGGCCGCCCGGCGTGTATTGACGCTGGAGGACATCGCCAGCAGGATCAAGGCCGGCCAGGCCAAGGAGCTGAACATCATCCTTAAGGCCGATGTCCAGGGCGCCATCGAACCCATCGTCAAGTCCCTGGAGCGCCTGGGCGATGAGGAACTGCGGGTCAAAATCCTGCATACCGGCACCGGCAACATCAGCGAGTCGGATGTGATGCTGGCCGCCGCTTCGGATGCCATCGTCGTGGGCTTCGGCGTGCAGGTGGACCAGGCCGCCCGCCGGCTGGCAGAGCAGGAAGGCGTTGATATCCGCCTCTACAACGTCATTTACATGCTCCTGGAGGACATGGAGAAGGCGCTCAAGGGCATGCTCGAGCCTAAGTTCGAGGAAAAGGTGCTCGGCCATGCCGAGGTGCGGGCGGTCTTCAAGGTCTCGAAGCTGGGCCAGGTCGCCGGCTGTTACGTCATGGACGGCGTCATCACGCGCGATGCCCAGGTGCGGGTCCACCGCGGCGACGCCGTGATCTTCGATGGCCGGGTGGCCTCGCTGAAGCGCTTCACCGAGGACGTGAAAGAGGTGGCCGCCGGCTTCGAATGCGGCATCGGGCTGGAGGGCTTCGCGGACTTCCGCGAGGGCGATATTCTGGAATTCTACCGCAAACAGCAAGTACAGTGA